The proteins below are encoded in one region of Bremerella sp. P1:
- a CDS encoding formylglycine-generating enzyme family protein, which yields MARWTLLLSLILLQAVCWNARLHGEDNEAERNSLGMTMVRLSQGEFEMGMLDEHRLKLEHKASAYQREIHDYVERPSFPVRLSHGFSIGETEVTVSQFRAFVDATGYQTDAEKAGKAWVFKPDAEAPLDRFSLVQGANWKNPGFEQSDKHPVTCISWHDAQEFCRWLSKKEGAIYRLPTEAEWEYACRAGTRSSYFSGEEPDSVYAVGNVADASFYALHPEDVLRQRTVRLETDDGDGFAFTAPAKSFRPNAWGIYDTHGNVWEWCYDKYSDRYYDDMLAEAREKGSRTKPEPIVDPQGPENTPKHEHGDWRSLRGGSWYVAPLQCRSSVRAFAEAHDTFSYIGFRVVREEN from the coding sequence ATGGCACGTTGGACACTCCTCCTTAGTTTGATACTCCTGCAAGCTGTCTGTTGGAACGCTCGCCTACATGGTGAGGATAATGAGGCAGAGCGTAACTCACTCGGTATGACGATGGTTCGTCTCTCGCAAGGTGAGTTCGAAATGGGCATGCTCGACGAGCATCGCTTAAAGCTCGAACACAAAGCAAGCGCTTACCAGCGCGAAATCCACGACTACGTCGAAAGGCCTTCTTTCCCGGTTCGGCTGTCTCATGGCTTTTCGATCGGTGAAACCGAGGTAACCGTTTCGCAGTTCCGCGCCTTCGTCGATGCCACAGGCTATCAAACCGATGCCGAGAAAGCCGGCAAGGCTTGGGTATTTAAGCCCGATGCGGAAGCTCCCCTCGATCGATTCTCATTAGTCCAAGGTGCCAACTGGAAGAATCCGGGTTTCGAGCAATCGGACAAGCATCCGGTCACCTGCATCAGCTGGCACGACGCCCAGGAATTCTGTCGATGGCTCAGCAAAAAGGAAGGAGCCATTTACCGCCTGCCGACAGAGGCCGAGTGGGAATATGCTTGCCGCGCTGGCACGCGCAGTTCTTACTTCAGTGGCGAAGAGCCCGATAGCGTGTACGCGGTAGGCAATGTAGCCGACGCCAGTTTTTACGCCCTGCATCCGGAAGATGTTCTTCGCCAGCGTACTGTGCGCCTCGAAACAGACGACGGAGACGGTTTTGCCTTCACCGCTCCAGCGAAGTCATTTCGGCCCAATGCCTGGGGTATCTACGATACGCACGGCAACGTGTGGGAATGGTGCTACGATAAGTACTCCGACCGCTACTATGATGACATGCTCGCTGAAGCTCGCGAAAAAGGCTCACGAACCAAGCCCGAGCCAATCGTCGATCCACAAGGGCCTGAGAATACTCCCAAGCACGAGCATGGTGATTGGAGGTCGCTACGCGGTGGTTCCTGGTATGTCGCGCCGCTCCAATGCCGCTCGTCGGTTCGAGCGTTCGCAGAAGCCCATGATACTTTCAGCTATATTGGCTTCCGCGTTGTTCGTGAAGAGAATTGA